From Parambassis ranga chromosome 9, fParRan2.1, whole genome shotgun sequence, the proteins below share one genomic window:
- the selenom gene encoding selenoprotein M: MWLIVLAGFLHCAAAYDVDLKKLDGLARARVETCGGUQLNRLREVKAFVTQDIPLYHNLVMKHIPGADPELVLLNHYYEELDRVALSDMTRTEINELLGKLGFYKKAQSEDEVPEEFRFSPAKDSPFKDKPAAPKSTESASSEPDAEAEHTDL; this comes from the exons ATGTGGCTGATCGTCTTGGCCGGCTTCCTTCACTGCGCCGCGGCCTATGATGTGGATCTGAAGAAACTGGACGGGCTGGCTAGAGCCAGGGTGGAG ACATGCGGTGGATGACAGCTGAACAGGCTCAGAGAG GTCAAAGCCTTTGTGACCCAGGATATTCCTCTTTA CCATAACCTGGTGATGAAGCACATTCCTGGGGCCGACCCTGAGCTTGTCCTCCTGAACCACTACTACGAGGAGCTTGAT CGAGTTGCTCTCTCTGACATGACCCGCACTGAGATAAACGAGCTGCTGGGAAAACTGGGTTTTTATAAGAAGGCTCAGTCTGAGGACGAGGTGCCAGAGGAGTTCCGCTTCTCTCCTGCAAAAGACAGCCCCTTTAAAGACAAACCTGCTGCTCCCAAGTCTACGGAGAGCGCCTCCTCTGAGCCTGATGCAGAAGCCGAGCACACTGACCTCTAA